The Natranaeroarchaeum aerophilus DNA window TGCTGCCTCAAGCGTCCGCGGCTGGGTGTCCGGTGCGCCGCCAGCCTGGTCCGTCTCGTGCTGGTGGACCCGGAACCCACTCGAGGACGTCGCGTCCTCGTCGTTCGAGCGAGAGGTTTTGAAACCCATGTGTTGTGCTTGTCTCTCAATTTTCACGTCAATGCATATAATTATTGGCTTTTGAGGACGTATACAACGTCGTTGCGGGTTGGATACGTTGCCGTTGTGGTGGCGCTATTGCCCGTCTACGGCGCTCTGGGGATTCCATCATATCGATTGGTCCACGGCCTGGCGAACGTGGTCCGAGAACGAAGCAACTGAACTCGATACGAGACTATCTCCACGATCAACGCTGGTCGCGACACAAATATTCAAAGAGAAACATCTATAATTCTAACTGTAGAAAGAAAGAGAAATGTCTGACTCCTCGGAAGCTGCCTTTCAGTCGAGTCGAGCGCATCTACTCGTCGAACTCGACCGTATTCGGACGATGGTCGAGGCAGCCGCGACGGTCGAAGACGACGAAGACGAGCCGTCGTCAGCAACACCGCAGGACTCCGGGGAGGAGGAACCGGACGCCAGTCACCACGCGAAGCTGCCACTCGTGCTTCCCGAGACCGACCGCGAGAGCGTACACGACCTGACCGAAGATATCGAGACGCGCTGTGATGCCACCGACGACGTTACCCTCCGCGTGCGGCGGCTCGCGGACGGCTTCGACCTCTCGCGCCGTGCCCTCGACGTTCTTCTGCTCGCGGTCGCCCCGACGGTCGACGACTCCATCGAAACTACCTACAAACGACTGCAGGGGGATCAGATGCTCAGTCGACCGACCGTGGGCCTCGTCGAATCTCTGTTCGGGCACACGACCGAAGAGCAACTGGCTGCTGGCGAACTGCTCGCGAGTTCGTCGCCGCTCCGCGCCCACGGACTCGTCAGTCTCGGCGATCCATCCAACACCAACCTGAGCGTCCGTGATCGACCGATCACCGTCGACGAACGCATCGTCGAGTATCTCAAAGGCTACGATGGACTCCACCAGGCGCTGGTGAACGGCCTCCAGGACCATCCGCCCGACGTGCTCGAGGAGCCAGTGGCAATCGAGGCCCCGGGAACCTCGCTGGACGAACTACTGGTCGACGACGACCTGCGTGACCAGCTTGCGACCATCCGGGACGCCGACGAGCACGGGCGGCGCGTCTACTTCCACGGGCCCACTGGTTCAGGAATCCATCGCGCCGTCGACGCCTGCAGCGGTAGTACCAGCGACACCTGCCTCCGGGCGGACCTCTCGTCGGTGCTGGAGGCCGACGCCCTCGACGCCCTCGTCCGCGAAGCCATCCTCCAGAACGTCCCGGTACACCTGGCCGGCGCCGACGTGGCGATCGGCCCACAGCGACGCGTCGACACCTCCCTGGAGGCGGTCGTCCGACGCTTCGACGCACTCGACCGGGATCTCTACATTACGGGCACGCGCGAGTGGACGCCAACCGGTTCCACGGACGCCCTCGTCGACGCGCTCGTCGAGTTCGACCGACCGACGATCACCCAGCGCCGGGAGTTCTGGCACGACCAGCTGGACCAGCTCGGAATCGAGGCCGACGCCGAGGCGCTGGCCAGCGCGTTCGACCTGACCCAGGGACAGCTCGAAGCTGCCGTGGCGACCGCACGCGCTCTCGCAGGAGCCGACGAACTCACCGCCGAACACGTCCGCGCGGGCTGTCGCGCCCAGTCCTCGGACGCCCTCGACGACCTCGCCCAGCACGTCGAACCGACGAAGACGTGGGCAGACATCGAACTCGAGGAGACGACCGAGCGGCAGTTGCGAACCCTCGAGGCCCACATCACCAGCCGCGGTCGCATCTACGACGACTGGGGCTTTCGCGAGCGCGAGGGCAACGCCGGCGTCGTCGCCCTGTTCAAGGGGCTGCCGGGCACCGGCAAGACGATGGCCGCCGAGGTGCTCGCCAGTGCCGTCGGGATGGACATCTACAAGATCGACCTCTCGAGCGTCGTCTCGAAGTACATCGGCGAAACCGAGGAGAATCTCGAGCGGATCTTCGAGGCCGCAGAACAGTCCAACACCATCCTGCTGTTCGACGAGGCCGACTCCATCTTCGGCGACCGCGCCGAAGTCTCCGACGCGACCGACCGCTACGCCAACGTCGAGGTCAACTACCTCCTCCAGCGGATCGAAACCTACGACGGCATCGTCGTCCTGACGACCAACTACGCGAAGAACATGGACACCGCCTTCGCCCGCCGGATCACACACTCGATCCACTTCGACCGACCCGATCCGGACGCGCGGGCCGCCATCTGGGCGGGCGCGTTCCCCGACGAAACGCCCGTCGAGGACCTCGACACGGAGTGGCTCTCCGGATTCGATTTCAGCGGCGGCGACATCGCCAAGCTCGCCAAACACATCGCCATCGACGCCGCCGAACGAGACGTCGATGCCATCACCCAGCCGCTGGTCGTCCAGTCCATCGAGCAGTACAAACGCGACCGCGACGAGCCCATCCGCGAAGACGACTTCGAGCCCTACATCGAGCACCTCGCCGGCGAGACCGAACGCGAACGCAAACGCACGTTGCACGAGCGACGCCGGGGTGACCGATGACCTTCGCCGCCATCACCGACGTCAGCACGTTGCTGGTCGACGTGCTCCGCGAGCGTGCGGACCCGGAGTGGCATCCCATCGATCCCGACGCGATCGCCGTCGCCGCACCGGACGAGGTCGACGACCTGTCGAACGTCCAGCTGTTGGTCTACCCCTATCGCGTGGAGCAGGACAACAGCGCCGGCTCCGTCTCTCCCACGATCGAGGACACGACTCGTTTCGATCCGCCGCTGGCCGTGAGCGTTCGCTACCTCGTGGTGCCCCAGCACTCCGGCGACGGGGGCGATGGCTCCACGGGAAGCGATGGGGTCACGATGGCCGACAGGACGGACACGCTCGGCGCCACGCTCCAGCTCTTTCACGATATCGGCCAGATCGATCCGGCCGAGGCGTCCACCCCGCTCCGGCAGGATGCACCGTTGACCGTCCGGATCGTCGACGAGCCGCTCGAGGACCTGTTCTCGCTGTGGTCACAGCTCGGCGACGTCTCCTACCAGCCGGCGGCGACGATCGAGGTCTCGCCCGTCCTGATCCC harbors:
- a CDS encoding ATP-binding protein produces the protein MSDSSEAAFQSSRAHLLVELDRIRTMVEAAATVEDDEDEPSSATPQDSGEEEPDASHHAKLPLVLPETDRESVHDLTEDIETRCDATDDVTLRVRRLADGFDLSRRALDVLLLAVAPTVDDSIETTYKRLQGDQMLSRPTVGLVESLFGHTTEEQLAAGELLASSSPLRAHGLVSLGDPSNTNLSVRDRPITVDERIVEYLKGYDGLHQALVNGLQDHPPDVLEEPVAIEAPGTSLDELLVDDDLRDQLATIRDADEHGRRVYFHGPTGSGIHRAVDACSGSTSDTCLRADLSSVLEADALDALVREAILQNVPVHLAGADVAIGPQRRVDTSLEAVVRRFDALDRDLYITGTREWTPTGSTDALVDALVEFDRPTITQRREFWHDQLDQLGIEADAEALASAFDLTQGQLEAAVATARALAGADELTAEHVRAGCRAQSSDALDDLAQHVEPTKTWADIELEETTERQLRTLEAHITSRGRIYDDWGFREREGNAGVVALFKGLPGTGKTMAAEVLASAVGMDIYKIDLSSVVSKYIGETEENLERIFEAAEQSNTILLFDEADSIFGDRAEVSDATDRYANVEVNYLLQRIETYDGIVVLTTNYAKNMDTAFARRITHSIHFDRPDPDARAAIWAGAFPDETPVEDLDTEWLSGFDFSGGDIAKLAKHIAIDAAERDVDAITQPLVVQSIEQYKRDRDEPIREDDFEPYIEHLAGETERERKRTLHERRRGDR
- a CDS encoding Pvc16 family protein — its product is MTFAAITDVSTLLVDVLRERADPEWHPIDPDAIAVAAPDEVDDLSNVQLLVYPYRVEQDNSAGSVSPTIEDTTRFDPPLAVSVRYLVVPQHSGDGGDGSTGSDGVTMADRTDTLGATLQLFHDIGQIDPAEASTPLRQDAPLTVRIVDEPLEDLFSLWSQLGDVSYQPAATIEVSPVLIPSLNEETFTRVEERETDVGRHAPGDDEDE